The Primulina tabacum isolate GXHZ01 chromosome 1, ASM2559414v2, whole genome shotgun sequence genome contains the following window.
ATTGTGGTGAATCTTCTGATACAATAGCTCTATCCCGCCATGGTAGCCAGTTGAAGCGCTTTATCTCAGATTAGAAAGGGTTACGTAAAACATCAAATAGTGAATCTACTTTTTGCTAGAGAATTTAtgtgatgaagaataatttaatttattgtatAGTAATTAGTATCCCCATTCGTATATAGACCGAGCTTTAACTCTAACGGTCTCATCTTGTTTCCGTTGTGATGATTCAGGTTCGAGTCCTCCCATCCCCTATAATaggatttcaaaaaaaatatccctatttgtatattaaattaaaatattttattgttaaaattttttttgtataaaaaagTCTAAAGATGTGTTTGATGGGTAATGACCTAATTATATTGGCAAATAAGCACAATTTAGTATTCAACTCATTGTTAAAGCTTAAATGGTTTGCAAAGTTAAAGCcccttaaacattcttaaaaATCCTATAAATAAAGGATTGTTCTCATTATTCATTCtatttttgatttattcaaagtaCATTCTCATTTTTTGCTAAATATCTTTAGTTTTAAGATATTTTCTTTGAACTGTGTACTGACTTAAGCGCCAAAGTATTTATGCCGGGACCTCGTGACGCAAATGACATCTCGCAAAGTTAACTATAAATTGTCTACGTGGATCTGTTGACCAGTTAGATGGCTCTTTTATCAACGAGGTGGGCCAATCTTCTTACATCTCTAGTCtactcaaaatatttattttagctacatcaattttaaaattaaagacTTTGTAACTGATCTTTATAAAGTTTTTCATAattcattaaaacaattatttaaatatgatgtttttttttatttaaattgatgatttctttcaataattttatattttaagagtgatataatcatttatttaatttaaaattttaaaactataaatgaaaatatattttatttatttttttaaaaatagatgagatatgatcattataagtaatttaaaaatataacatatgCCTGAATGAGACCACTCTTGTAATTTTTATTGTCtttcaaggaaaaaaaattattatttcatcACTTTAGATAACAAAAAATTGTTATCCTcaaataaattttatctcaaacgatattaaatttttttatataatcatttttaacaacaatatttaaaatttaaatatatttattataatattaataattttaaataattgttccAACACTAAGAAttactaattttaatttttaattatataatatattctaTATTTGCATGACACACACGAGTGAAATCTTAGTTATCTTTTAAAAATAGTGTAATTTTTTCCATTTTATATTTTGAGGTTCTAATTGAGCTCCGATAAATCTTTGAGGACAAAACTGCTATAAACTTAGGAAATTACAAAATGCACACTTTGAGAATTCACATTTCACATTAGGCAGTAGCAAACGAGAACCGGCGGAGTTTTGCAAGGCGGAGACGATGGTGGTTGTGTTATAGCCTGAGTTCCGTTCATTTTTCACGCTTCTTTTCTCTAAGGTATGCTTCGTTTCTTGTTAAAGCTTGATCCTTTACAAATTGAAGTTTAATATATTGAATTGGGGGTTCCTACGGAAATTTGGAATCACGGGTTTGGGTTCTTCCTGTTAGGGCTTGAGATCAATCCGTGGAATGACTATTTATTAACCTTCAGATATATAGAGTTCATTCTTGTTAGTTCTTGCTGATGTATGGATCTTGCTTTTCGATTCAAACTGTTTCAAATGATAATTGTgttagttattttatttaaatttacctTTTAAGATATTATTGCTGTATTCTTTTTTCCTGAATCAAGAAGTAGTTTTTGCTCAAACAAGTTGCAAAGATATAAAATTTTCGATCAAATCTGACTGAATCCACCCGCAGGTTGCTAGTTTCTGTTCTTGATTTCCGCTGACGAATTTTCACCGCCATTCTTTGAAggggaaaaaaagaagaagcaaaAAATGAATGCTGATGGTTGTACTAATAGATTCAGATGTGTGCAGTGTGGGTTCCCCATTGACACGCTTTACATTCAGTACTCTCCAGGAAATATTCGGCTCATGAAATGTGTAATAAAAATTTTCCCATTTTTTCTATTTAATGTTTTAACTTCAGTTTTCGCATTTTCTGATTATTTTATTACGATTACTTTAATTGTTAGGAATACTGCAAAGTTGTTGCTGATGAGTACATTGAGTGTGAAGTCATGGTAAATTAAGTAAAGAAACCAGAATTAACAGTTCTCATATtaagtttcaaaatatttttttgtaattttctcTCTTATCTATAATGTAGATCCTCATAATCGATTTGATTCTGCACAAGCCACAAGCTTATCGACATCTGTTTTACAATAGATTTTCTAAAGAGGCTGTGAATTTTCAGGTCCGTATCTCTTTTTTAACTTAGTTATTTGCTTGAAGGACCTTATAGTTAGATTTCAGATTTGAGTAGTTTTGACTAGTGTTGTGTGTGCTAATGTAAAAGACAAATTTGAATTTCCAACTTTTGCAGGGCTTGTTGTGGAAATCAGTTTTGGCATTCCTTCTTCTGGACATCTGTATCCATGGTTTAAatgttataattattatttgcaAGAATAGTCTGTAGATTAAAATTATGTATGATATCCTAAGCCTTAGCTGTACTAGACAGAATGTGGACTTTGAGGATGAATGAGAATGAATGGACTTTGCCAGCGACAGTTGTTTCATTTCTTCTGGATTTTGGTAAGGTGTGTTACAGAATTGTATGTTGGTTAATTTGATGTCAACTCTTTTTGTGTTCAGTTTTTAGTAGGACGATGGGTATATACATTCTTTTATGTAATAAGTTGTATCACAGATGTTCGCTCGTGTTGTCCTTGAGAACCTCATCTTTCTTGCTGTGATGATTCATGGCACTGGAAAGTTGCAGAGCGCATCTGCTAGAGTTTTTGGgtaatattttcttgaattaCTGATCTTTCCATTTTCTCCACTGCTGTGGGTTACTAGCTGATGCATTACAGACtcctcttgcatcttttccatTTTCCTTTTATGTTTGTGGAACTGACTTTGGATGGTTTAATTTTTTGCTgggatttttctttttaaaaaaaaacacgaaATTCGGAAGACTAGAAGAATTGTGTAGTGTACACGCTTGTTGATCTTATATGTCCATATGTCGGCGGTggcttaaattttgaaaaaagtaGTGAATTACTACTGATTTTCTGTTTCTAGTTTGAAGCAGTATAAAGTATCCAACTGAAATTCTAAATTTGATGGAAATATGTTGCACCAAGTGGTCGATAGCTACTACTTCAATTAGATTAAGGTTGCAATGTTTTATGACTCTTCTTTAATTCTGTCTCTTTCCTTTCTGACTATTGCACGCTTTTCCCTAAAAAAGATTAGCTGGATTGAGTCACTTGTACATTGACTCTACAGGTGGAAAGAGGTCTCGCTTATAGTCATCATTTCAAGTTACTTCAAGATCTTTCTCATGGCCATGATGGTATGTTTCATTATTATATTTGATCTCATgttgatataattttaaaaacaaacttTGGTGAGACTTTTTCCCATTATGATATTGCGAAGTACCTTTTTTTTCACTCCAAGGACAACGTTTGGTATGACTAATTAATTTTATGTGATATGTATTTTACTTATGAGTGGGTATTTTGTATTATCTTTCAtcaaactttttattttgtAGGTATGGAAGTTCCCGTCCTCTGTGATTTTCATCATTGACATGTTTGTCATGTCATCAAATTATGTGGCCTTGAAAGGTACAGATAATGGATTTGGATTGCATTAACACGTTGTAAAAAACATCAAATGAACATGGGTTGGTGGAACTGATAAATGGAATTTAGAGTTTTTATCTAATCCAGTTTGTTTTAATAACAGATCGAGTACGTATAATGATGTGGAGTTGCTTAATGAAAATTACGAGTATTTCACCCCTGATATCAATTAATCAGCAATTAAAAGTTCAAATATGGCCATGATTGAATAATGTGGTAAAAAATCATTCACTCCTTTTCTTTTCTGTTTTTGGTGGCACACTTCCTCTGATGTGGCTGATTAGTTGAGGGCAAGCGAGAGATAGTTTAACATCTGTAGCCATTGTCAGTATTGCATAAAGGTTCTAATGTTATCTTTTTGCTTAATATAAGGAAAaagatgaaattttttattgttgaacACGGGCTTCCCGAATAAATTCTAGAATAAACTTTATTTGTAGAGATATATGCGAAGAAGAATCTTGCTGATAGTTCTCTCTCCTTCCGGCCATCATCTGACCCTTTCTCTCTCCCTCTCTCTTGTGTGCAACATCCTCAATTGGTGTTTTCCTTTGCTGAATAATGTTTACAATGGTTTGCTTACAAGCTTGTTCAACTGGGGTACATGTTATGCATACCCATGACCTGCCATTTGGCATTGAAGATCACAAGCACATAGAATTGTTTTGCCTTAAAATGTTACTATtaataatgatatttttttacagCTGGACTTGTGTGCCTAGAATTGGCCATCATTTACACACATAGTTCGTGTTATTTCTTTGAGTTAGTTGTCAATCTTAAGATACGCCGATTAACTATCAGTTGTTGAAGCAGTGATCACCGACTCAATGATGATGAGATGCTTGACAGTTTGCCTTGTGGCTCATGGTTTAAAGTTTTTATCCTGTCAAGGACTTATTGTCCAATGTTAGACCTCACATGTACCTTGATGCTATTGAGAGCCATGGCAACAAGCTGCTGCAGTTTGGTCTTCCCCCTTGCATTGTGGGAGAAACTAACAGATGGGCTGCCTCTTCCATTGTAAGGTAAAGCTGCTCAACTTTTTGGTTGTGGCGCGAAGCTTTATTCCTTTACTTCATAATGCTATCGCTGTTTCTTGAATAGTTGACCTCGAAAGCAAGGTGAACGCCTCTCTAGTTCCTAAGGCTTGATGGGTTTGAAATTGCTATCTCAGACTGAAAACGCTGTTTTTACTAGCGCTACTACCTACTTTAATAGACGAGAAGATGATGAAAATCTGGATGATGTTGGGATTTGTTGCGCTTCCGTAAAACGCTTTTGCCCCAGAAGATGCATTTTACATTCATATACATGATAACTGTATTTTGAGTTGTTCCtgagtaatattttttcttctcttttgcTTGCTATTGAGGTTGGAAGTATTGAAACATTTGTATGCATTTTTACCTGAATATTTAAGCCATGCTGGTTGACTTGTACCATGTGTATCTCTACGACTCTACCCTTGGGTTCCAATTTTGTACAACTCAACACAGTTCACTAGTTGAGACTTGTtaaacaaaaacacaaaaatatgTCCCTGTTTTTTGTACAATTTTCGCACCTTCACCACTGCTTTCTCATATTTCCACTGTCACAATCTTTCAGAATCATACACGAATGCTGCTTAAAATAGAGGAGAAGTTGGACCAGAACAAACAATTTCTCATTAAAAAACATGCTAGAAATTAGAGCATGAAACTCATCTTCTACCTCATTATGACACCACTCCTCCATTTTCACGTTTCAAGCTTGTACGGCTTTCGTACACGAGGATAAACCATGTTTTATTAGAAATTTATCCTTCTTTTcttcaaaatcaatctacttaACGAAATAGACAAGGTTAGTTTCTCGTCTCTCTTCATTAAAATATCCCTTGCCACATTTATATCCCAATAACCATTAGACAATCCGCCAtagaattttaaatataatgttCCAATTGCAATGAAATTTTACgactattaatatttttaaaaaatcgaagattttggaaaaatatgtaaatcaaaatgattattatttaaataaattattttgatgaaaattatatgttaaaagttATATTTAGATTTTATTCACGCTTTATTAATAAACCACAAAAAATATCCCTTCGTGCTTGGAAAATTCTGCCAACCCCTGGTTCGCGTTCCTGCGCCGATTTCTGCCCACGGATCGACGACCCAAAGCACATTCCTGGAACTTCGTGAATTCGGGCCTCGTTCCTGTTCCCTTCCGATATAGATTCTGTCAAACCATGGCAGTATCACAGACAAGAAACAGTGGGATCAATCTTCTTAGGCTGAATGGAATGCCCATTCTTGAGCAGCTGCACTTGGAGGAGAGACTTCTAAGAACCACATCACAAAATTGGTGCCTCGTCAATGATGGAGCCACTCATCCCACCATTGTCATGGGTGTCTCAGGGTTAGTATGTTACGTCCATGGAAATTTCAGTAGCAATCTGTTTCTTTCTTTTGAATCAAAGATTATTCTTTTAGTGTTCATATGCAAGCCCAAATTAGTTTTTTCTTAATTGACGTCCCTTGTGGTTGACCATAATAATAGTCCCTTGAACACAGTAAAGTAATTAACAGATGTTTCATGAATGATATCTCTTTGATAGTTTAGGTTTTAAAAACTGACTGCAGGCTTAGACTGAAATTAATGCCGTGGATTTGAAATTAACTGCATTCAGCTAATTTCCTCTGTACCTAAATCAACTTCCTGAATCCACTCCATGACcattttcacaatttttaaacACACGCTACATCTCTATAACCCAATTCGAGACTATTTTTCTTCATTCGATGGGAAACAATATCCATTTTGTCTTTTAATGGGACATCTAGGAATTAggatcatattttgtgtttgGCTTGCTATCGATAGAGAGATTCTTGTATCAGGGCCATGTAGTTTGAGTTTTATGTGTATCTGAAAGAATTATCACCCGAGGGCTTATATTGTTCCGTAGTTAGGCACTGCACTCAGTTGAACCATGAGAAAACAAGAAGTTGATCTGCACTAAATGAATATTTTTCCGTAGGAAGCCAGTGGAACTTCTTGATACTGAGTCTGTTTTAAGAGATGGAATTCCGGTCATTCGAAGGTATACTGGAGGTGGTACAGTTATTGTGGACCATGGGACAATTTTTGTGACATTTATATGCAATAAGGATGCAATTTCAGGTTTACAATCATATCCTCAACCTATCATGTCTTGGAGTAGCCTATTATATAAAGGTGTATTTCAAGGAATTGGAGATTTTACCCTTCGTGAGAATGGTAGGTTGGTACCATCGCtattttacattttctagtTTTCTGCTGATAGACAATAGTTGATATTGTGAGCAGGAGTAGCTCAGTATGTGATTTCAAAACCATAAGATGGATAATTGGCCAAAAAGTTATGCTTCTAATTTCTGATCAGCTGTTTCCTTCCATTTTTCATGTGTTTCCCTTTTCTAATTCATTAGGATCAGCTCTGATCTCATCTATAGCAGGTAGACATTTTTCCATTCTCTTTGCTAATTCTGCCACCTTCTTGATATGCAAACTAGCGTAGATCATTCGTATTTGAAGTTGATTGAATTCAATAATCACCTACCATTTTCCGTCCTAATTATATTTGGTTATGTTGGTATTCGGTGGCAGGTCAGGGTTTTCCTTTAGTCCAATTTCTCATTTACTTCTCATAGTTACTGTTGAAACCAGGACATTACCATTGTTTGTGAGTATAACTTTAGGCTGATTGTTCTCTTTCTTAACTTTAGGCTGATTGTTCTCTTTCTTTCCAATAACCTTATGAAACAATCATATGATTTTGGTATAAAAAAAGGCCTTCTGATAATTTCTTTCATGCATTGTTCCATGGAAAACCACTAGCTACTTAAATTTGGCTATGCTTTTGTTATAGCCTAACACGATTATCACACGGTAAAGCAGCTTTTTCTCATCTTAATTTCACAGTGAGTTTGATACCACTTCCTACATGTCTCTGATTCATTCAGATTATGTGATCGGCAACCGTAAGTTCGGTGGAAATGCTCAATCTATTACCAAGAATAGATGGGTCCACCATACGTCATTTTTATGGGATTATGAAATTTGTCACATGGGTTATCTCAAACTTCCAAAACGAGCTCCTCAGTATCGACAGGTTTACTTGCTATATCCTTTTCTGTTTGTCATGGCCCTTGGCATAGTTTGTTTGTTGCCATTCTTGTCTTTCTAATAGGAAGTCTATGTAGTCTGAGTGTTTACCCCTTTAACTCTGAATTTTTGTTTCTGATTATCTGCTCGGACATAGAAATTCCTAAATCTTGCACGTATCCCAAGTTGTAGTGTTTCCGAAAACACCTTAAATTGTCTACAAACTTGTGGAAAATGAAAATGGCATCCCATGTTCCTAATTTCACACTCTTATGTAATTAGATGTAATGCTTATGTATGCTTCTTACCATGCAAATTAATCCAATAATCTTTCAGTTTACCTGCTATTGTACAAAGAGATACATTCATTCTCTTttgatttcttgaaaaattgctATGAGCATTGCTCTATTCACACACATAAACGAGTTAACATCTTACTGAGCTGCTGATTTGCACATTCTTTATGTGAAAACTTGAAGATTTGTCAAAATTATGAGTCGTTTTTCTTGATGTTGCCTGCAATGCAACTTTATATATAAAGCGAATACAAGTATATTTAATTATTCTGTGTGGTTAGGCAAGGGATCATCTGGAATTTATATGCCGGATGAAGGACTATATGACGAGATCCGATTTCATTGACAGAACAATCAATGCAGTCGGCTGCCATTTCCTGCTAAGATACTCGGAGCCGAAAGCAATTCAGTGGCCTTTAGGTACCAAATTTGAACCCTCCAGTAGGCTATTAAGGAAGCAGGAATTGGACGAAGCCATTTTCAACTCCTCCACAGCCGTTTCAGCCCCCTTATCTCTGTGACAGCAGGAATTTGTGACGGAGGAGTCCAACATATGTTTATCTTTATAAATGGGTTATTCGTTATATGGAGTTAGCAATAATTCGTTTCCATCGTTGTATTTACTTAAAATTGATGTGCCTATCGACCAGAAGCCTAGCCAATGCATGAGGGCAGAGACGTGTACATACAAAGACTTATATTGTACCATTGTTTGGTTTCTCGTGTCCTTTTATGTGTTCCAATAACTAATGTAATGTTTGGTATTATTTTTGTTTGTGTGAGGAAAATGTATCCTTTTATGTTTTTCCGTTTGGCATAATATGTCCTTTTATGTATCCTTTttgtaataaatttaaaaatagtgcCATTTCATTAACA
Protein-coding sequences here:
- the LOC142520457 gene encoding protein ARV 2-like isoform X2, whose product is MNADGCTNRFRCVQCGFPIDTLYIQYSPGNIRLMKCEYCKVVADEYIECEVMILIIDLILHKPQAYRHLFYNRFSKEAVNFQGLLWKSVLAFLLLDIYRMWTLRMNENEWTLPATVVSFLLDFGKMFARVVLENLIFLAVMIHGTGKLQSASARVFGWKEVSLIVIISSYFKIFLMAMMVWKFPSSVIFIIDMFVMSSNYVALKDRVRIMMWSCLMKITSISPLISINQQLKVQIWP
- the LOC142520457 gene encoding protein ARV 2-like isoform X1 yields the protein MNADGCTNRFRCVQCGFPIDTLYIQYSPGNIRLMKCEYCKVVADEYIECEVMILIIDLILHKPQAYRHLFYNRFSKEAVNFQGLLWKSVLAFLLLDIYRMWTLRMNENEWTLPATVVSFLLDFGKMFARVVLENLIFLAVMIHGTGKLQSASARVFGWKEVSLIVIISSYFKIFLMAMMVWKFPSSVIFIIDMFVMSSNYVALKVVEAVITDSMMMRCLTVCLVAHGLKFLSCQGLIVQC
- the LOC142520847 gene encoding uncharacterized protein LOC142520847 isoform X1 gives rise to the protein MAVSQTRNSGINLLRLNGMPILEQLHLEERLLRTTSQNWCLVNDGATHPTIVMGVSGKPVELLDTESVLRDGIPVIRRYTGGGTVIVDHGTIFVTFICNKDAISGLQSYPQPIMSWSSLLYKGVFQGIGDFTLRENDYVIGNRKFGGNAQSITKNRWVHHTSFLWDYEICHMGYLKLPKRAPQYRQARDHLEFICRMKDYMTRSDFIDRTINAVGCHFLLRYSEPKAIQWPLGTKFEPSSRLLRKQELDEAIFNSSTAVSAPLSL
- the LOC142520847 gene encoding uncharacterized protein LOC142520847 isoform X2, which translates into the protein MAVSQTRNSGINLLRLNGMPILEQLHLEERLLRTTSQNWCLVNDGATHPTIVMGVSGKPVELLDTESVLRDGIPVIRRYTGGGTVIVDHGTIFVTFICNKDAISGLQSYPQPIMSWSSLLYKGVFQGIGDFTLRENDYVIGNRKFGGNAQSITKNRWVHHTSFLWDYEICHMGYLKLPKRAPQYRQNNQCSRLPFPAKILGAESNSVAFRYQI